From Eubalaena glacialis isolate mEubGla1 chromosome 5, mEubGla1.1.hap2.+ XY, whole genome shotgun sequence, one genomic window encodes:
- the ALB gene encoding albumin isoform X2, with the protein MTCSAYSRGVFRRDTHKSEIAHRFNDLGEENFKGLVLIAFSQYLQQSPFDEHVKLVNEVTELAKTCVADESAANCDKSLHTLFGDKLCTVASLRETYGEMADCCAKQEPERNECFLKHKDDNPDLPKLKPDPDTLCAEFKENEQKFWGKYLYEIGRRHPYFYAPELLYYAHQYKGVFAECCQAADKGACLIPKIESVREEVLASSARQRLKCTSIQKFGERALKAWSVARLSQKFPKADFAEVSKIVTDLTKVHKECCHGDLLECADDRADLAKYICENQATISAKLKECCDKPLLEKSHCIAEVEKDEVPENLSPLAADFAEDKEVCKNYNEAKDVFLGTFLYEYARRHPEYSVSLLLRIAKGYEATLEDCCAKDDPPACYATVFEKLQPLVDEPQNLIKQNCELFEKLGEYLFQNALIVRYTKKVPQVSTPTLVEVSRNLGKVGSRCCKHPESERMSCAEDYLSLVLNRLCVLHEKTPVSERVTKCCTESLVNRRPCFSALTVDETYEPKAFDEKTFTFHADLCTLPENEKQIKKQIALVELVKHKPKVTEEQLKTVMANFAAFVDKCCAADDKEPCFALEGPKLVVSTREAIA; encoded by the exons CTCTGCTTATTCCAGGGGTGTGTTTCGTCGAGATACAC ACAAGAGTGAGATTGCTCATCGGTTTAATGATTTgggagaagaaaatttcaaaggcct GGTGCTGATTGCCTTTTCTCAGTATCTTCAGCAGAGCCCGTTTGATGAGCATGTAAAATTAGTGAATGAAGTAACCGAGCTTGCAAAAACATGCGTTGCTGATGAGTCAGCTGCAAATTGTGACAAGTCACTT cacactCTCTTTGGAGATAAACTGTGTACAGTTGCATCCCTTCGTGAAACCTATGGTGAAATGGCCGACTGCTGTGCGAAACAAGAGCCTGAGAGAAATGAATGCTTCCTGAAACACAAAGATGATAATCCAGACCTCCCTAAGTTGAAACCAGACCCTGATACTTTGTGTGCCGAGTTTAAGGAAAACGAACAGAAGTTTTGGGGAAA ATACCTATATGAAATTGGCAGAAGACACCCCTACTTTTATGCCCCAGAACTCCTTTACTATGCTCATCAATATAAAGGAGTTTTTGCAGAATGCTGCCAAGCTGCTGATAAAGGTGCCTGCCTGATACCAAAG ATTGAGTCTGTGAGAGAAGAAGTACTGGCTTCATCTGCCAGACAGAGACTCAAGTGTACCAGTATCCAAAAATTCGGAGAAAGAGCTCTAAAAGCATG GTCAGTAGCTCGCCTGAGCCAGAAATTTCCCAAGGCTGATTTTGCAGAGGTTTCCAAGATAGTGACAGATCTTACGAAAGTCCACAAGGAATGCTGCCATGGTGACCTGCTTGAATGTGCAGATGACAGG GCGGATCTTGCCAAGTATATATGTGAAAATCAAGCTACAATCTCCGCTAAACTGAAGGAGTGCTGTGATAAGCCTCTGTTGGAAAAATCCCACTGCATTGCTGAGGTGGAAAAAGATGAGGTGCCTGAAAACCTGTCCCCATTAGCTGCTGATTTTGCTGAAGATAAGGAAGTTTGCAAAAACTATAATGAAGCAAAAGATGTCTTCCTGGGCAC GTTTTTGTATGAATATGCGAGAAGACATCCTGAGTACTCTGTCTCATTGCTGTTGAGAATTGCCAAGGGATATGAAGCCACACTGGAGGATTGCTGCGCCAAAGATGATCCTCCTGCATGCTATGCCACAGTG tttgagAAACTTCAGCCTCTTGTGGATGAGCCTCAGAATTTAATTAAACAAAACTGTGAACTTTTTGAAAAACTTGGAGAGTATCTATTCCAAAATGC GCTCATAGTTCGTTACACCAAGAAAGTACCCCAAGTGTCAACTCCAACTCTCGTGGAGGTCTCAAGAAACCTAGGAAAAGTGGGCTCTAGGTGTTGTAAACATCCTGAATCAGAAAGAATGTCCTGTGCCGAAGACTAT CTGTCCTTGGTCCTGAACCGGTTGTGCGTGTTGCATGAGAAGACACCAGTGAGCGAAAGAGTTACCAAATGCTGCACGGAGTCCTTGGTGAACAGACGGCCATGCTTTTCTGCTCTGACAGTCGATGAAACATATGAACCCAAAGCTTTTGATGAGAAAACATTCACCTTCCATGCAGATTTATGCACACTTCCCGAGAATGAGAAACAAATCaagaaacaaat TGCACTTGTTGAGCTGGTGAAACACAAACCCAAGGTAACAGAGGAACAACTGAAAACTGTTATGGCGAATTTTGCAGCTTTTGTAGACAAGTGCTGTGCAGCTGATGACAAAGAGCCCTGCTTTGCTCTGGAG ggTCCAAAACTTGTTGTTTCAACTCGAGAAGCCATAGCCTAA
- the ALB gene encoding albumin isoform X1: MKWVTFISLIFLFSSAYSRGVFRRDTHKSEIAHRFNDLGEENFKGLVLIAFSQYLQQSPFDEHVKLVNEVTELAKTCVADESAANCDKSLHTLFGDKLCTVASLRETYGEMADCCAKQEPERNECFLKHKDDNPDLPKLKPDPDTLCAEFKENEQKFWGKYLYEIGRRHPYFYAPELLYYAHQYKGVFAECCQAADKGACLIPKIESVREEVLASSARQRLKCTSIQKFGERALKAWSVARLSQKFPKADFAEVSKIVTDLTKVHKECCHGDLLECADDRADLAKYICENQATISAKLKECCDKPLLEKSHCIAEVEKDEVPENLSPLAADFAEDKEVCKNYNEAKDVFLGTFLYEYARRHPEYSVSLLLRIAKGYEATLEDCCAKDDPPACYATVFEKLQPLVDEPQNLIKQNCELFEKLGEYLFQNALIVRYTKKVPQVSTPTLVEVSRNLGKVGSRCCKHPESERMSCAEDYLSLVLNRLCVLHEKTPVSERVTKCCTESLVNRRPCFSALTVDETYEPKAFDEKTFTFHADLCTLPENEKQIKKQIALVELVKHKPKVTEEQLKTVMANFAAFVDKCCAADDKEPCFALEGPKLVVSTREAIA; this comes from the exons ATGAAGTGGGTGACTTTTATTTCCCTTATCTTTCTCTTCAGCTCTGCTTATTCCAGGGGTGTGTTTCGTCGAGATACAC ACAAGAGTGAGATTGCTCATCGGTTTAATGATTTgggagaagaaaatttcaaaggcct GGTGCTGATTGCCTTTTCTCAGTATCTTCAGCAGAGCCCGTTTGATGAGCATGTAAAATTAGTGAATGAAGTAACCGAGCTTGCAAAAACATGCGTTGCTGATGAGTCAGCTGCAAATTGTGACAAGTCACTT cacactCTCTTTGGAGATAAACTGTGTACAGTTGCATCCCTTCGTGAAACCTATGGTGAAATGGCCGACTGCTGTGCGAAACAAGAGCCTGAGAGAAATGAATGCTTCCTGAAACACAAAGATGATAATCCAGACCTCCCTAAGTTGAAACCAGACCCTGATACTTTGTGTGCCGAGTTTAAGGAAAACGAACAGAAGTTTTGGGGAAA ATACCTATATGAAATTGGCAGAAGACACCCCTACTTTTATGCCCCAGAACTCCTTTACTATGCTCATCAATATAAAGGAGTTTTTGCAGAATGCTGCCAAGCTGCTGATAAAGGTGCCTGCCTGATACCAAAG ATTGAGTCTGTGAGAGAAGAAGTACTGGCTTCATCTGCCAGACAGAGACTCAAGTGTACCAGTATCCAAAAATTCGGAGAAAGAGCTCTAAAAGCATG GTCAGTAGCTCGCCTGAGCCAGAAATTTCCCAAGGCTGATTTTGCAGAGGTTTCCAAGATAGTGACAGATCTTACGAAAGTCCACAAGGAATGCTGCCATGGTGACCTGCTTGAATGTGCAGATGACAGG GCGGATCTTGCCAAGTATATATGTGAAAATCAAGCTACAATCTCCGCTAAACTGAAGGAGTGCTGTGATAAGCCTCTGTTGGAAAAATCCCACTGCATTGCTGAGGTGGAAAAAGATGAGGTGCCTGAAAACCTGTCCCCATTAGCTGCTGATTTTGCTGAAGATAAGGAAGTTTGCAAAAACTATAATGAAGCAAAAGATGTCTTCCTGGGCAC GTTTTTGTATGAATATGCGAGAAGACATCCTGAGTACTCTGTCTCATTGCTGTTGAGAATTGCCAAGGGATATGAAGCCACACTGGAGGATTGCTGCGCCAAAGATGATCCTCCTGCATGCTATGCCACAGTG tttgagAAACTTCAGCCTCTTGTGGATGAGCCTCAGAATTTAATTAAACAAAACTGTGAACTTTTTGAAAAACTTGGAGAGTATCTATTCCAAAATGC GCTCATAGTTCGTTACACCAAGAAAGTACCCCAAGTGTCAACTCCAACTCTCGTGGAGGTCTCAAGAAACCTAGGAAAAGTGGGCTCTAGGTGTTGTAAACATCCTGAATCAGAAAGAATGTCCTGTGCCGAAGACTAT CTGTCCTTGGTCCTGAACCGGTTGTGCGTGTTGCATGAGAAGACACCAGTGAGCGAAAGAGTTACCAAATGCTGCACGGAGTCCTTGGTGAACAGACGGCCATGCTTTTCTGCTCTGACAGTCGATGAAACATATGAACCCAAAGCTTTTGATGAGAAAACATTCACCTTCCATGCAGATTTATGCACACTTCCCGAGAATGAGAAACAAATCaagaaacaaat TGCACTTGTTGAGCTGGTGAAACACAAACCCAAGGTAACAGAGGAACAACTGAAAACTGTTATGGCGAATTTTGCAGCTTTTGTAGACAAGTGCTGTGCAGCTGATGACAAAGAGCCCTGCTTTGCTCTGGAG ggTCCAAAACTTGTTGTTTCAACTCGAGAAGCCATAGCCTAA